In Bacillota bacterium, the following proteins share a genomic window:
- the rpsK gene encoding 30S ribosomal protein S11 produces the protein MARTITKKRRVKKNIPSGVAHIHSTFNNTIITITDSAGNAIAWSSAGAIGYKGSRKSTPFAAGLASEACAKAAMDNGVQRVEVSVKGPGPGREAAIRSLQVAGLEITAIKDVTPVPHNGCRPPKRPRG, from the coding sequence ATGGCACGTACTATTACAAAAAAACGTCGCGTGAAAAAGAATATTCCTTCTGGGGTAGCACACATTCATTCGACTTTCAATAACACAATTATAACTATTACTGACAGTGCAGGTAACGCCATTGCTTGGAGTTCTGCAGGCGCTATTGGATACAAGGGCAGTCGTAAATCGACGCCATTCGCTGCAGGTCTTGCTAGTGAAGCTTGCGCAAAAGCAGCAATGGATAACGGTGTTCAAAGAGTTGAAGTTTCGGTAAAAGGACCTGGTCCTGGTAGAGAAGCAGCCATTCGTAGTTTACAAGTGGCAGGACTTGAAATCACCGCAATTAAAGATGTAACACCAGTTCCCCATAATGGATGTCGTCCACCAAAACGGCCTCGCGGATAG
- the rpsM gene encoding 30S ribosomal protein S13 has product MARIAGVDIPRDKRVVISLTYVFGIGKSTSIKILAAAGISEDKRVKDLTEDEIVRIRQEVQKLRVEGDLRREVALNIKRLMEIGSYRGIRHRKGLPVRGQNTRNNARTRKGPRKTVANKKK; this is encoded by the coding sequence ATGGCACGTATTGCAGGAGTAGATATTCCTAGAGATAAACGCGTGGTTATCTCTTTGACCTATGTTTTTGGTATTGGCAAGTCGACATCAATTAAAATTTTGGCGGCTGCAGGAATATCAGAGGACAAAAGGGTTAAAGATTTAACAGAAGACGAAATCGTAAGAATTCGTCAAGAGGTTCAAAAATTAAGAGTTGAAGGCGATTTACGTCGTGAAGTTGCATTAAACATTAAACGTTTAATGGAAATTGGATCGTATCGTGGAATTCGTCATCGTAAAGGTTTACCAGTACGTGGGCAAAACACGCGTAATAACGCGAGAACACGTAAAGGTCCAAGAAAAACCGTTGCGAACAAAAAGAAATAG
- the rpmJ gene encoding 50S ribosomal protein L36 has product MKIRPSVKKICDKCKVIKRNGNVMVICENPKHKQRQGK; this is encoded by the coding sequence ATGAAAATTAGACCATCTGTAAAAAAAATCTGTGATAAATGTAAGGTAATTAAGCGCAATGGCAATGTTATGGTCATTTGCGAAAATCCAAAACATAAACAAAGACAAGGAAAATAG
- the infA gene encoding translation initiation factor IF-1 encodes MAKKDDVIEMVGTVVEVLPNAQFIIELEIGHRILGHVSGKIRMHYIRILPGDKVKVELSTYDLTRGRITYRMN; translated from the coding sequence ATGGCTAAAAAAGATGATGTAATCGAAATGGTTGGAACGGTTGTAGAAGTCTTGCCAAATGCACAATTTATAATTGAGCTAGAAATCGGACACCGAATTCTCGGTCACGTTTCTGGTAAAATCCGTATGCATTACATACGCATTTTACCAGGCGATAAAGTCAAAGTTGAACTATCAACATACGATTTAACACGTGGACGAATAACGTATCGCATGAATTAA
- the map gene encoding type I methionyl aminopeptidase, which yields MVTIKSNREIELMRIAGRIVALAHQEVKKHVMPGVTTEFLNKIIEKTITDHEAIPSFKNYNGFPASACISINQEVVHGIPSSHRILKSGDIVSIDIGAIYKGYHGDSAWTYACGDISLEAKKLMDVTQESLFKGLEMAKAKNRLTDISHAIQVYAESFGFSVVRDFVGHGVGKYLHEDPQIPNFGLAGRGITLRPGMTLAIEPMINAGRKEVKVLPDGWTTLTQDGSLSAHFEHSILITDNGYEILTKV from the coding sequence ATGGTAACCATTAAATCTAATCGTGAAATTGAATTGATGAGAATAGCCGGCAGAATTGTCGCGCTTGCTCATCAAGAAGTAAAAAAACACGTTATGCCAGGTGTAACGACTGAGTTCTTAAATAAAATTATCGAAAAAACGATTACAGATCATGAAGCAATTCCATCTTTTAAAAATTATAACGGATTTCCAGCTTCCGCATGCATTTCCATCAATCAAGAAGTTGTGCATGGAATCCCTTCATCCCATCGGATTTTAAAATCTGGGGATATTGTTTCAATTGATATTGGGGCAATTTACAAAGGATACCACGGCGATTCCGCTTGGACTTATGCATGTGGAGATATCTCGTTAGAAGCAAAAAAATTAATGGATGTAACACAAGAGAGCTTGTTTAAAGGGTTAGAAATGGCAAAAGCTAAGAATAGATTGACAGATATTTCTCACGCAATTCAAGTGTACGCTGAAAGCTTCGGTTTCTCAGTTGTAAGAGATTTTGTTGGCCACGGAGTAGGAAAGTACCTACATGAAGATCCACAAATTCCAAATTTTGGACTAGCGGGAAGAGGAATCACCTTACGACCTGGAATGACCTTAGCGATTGAACCCATGATTAATGCTGGTCGAAAAGAAGTAAAAGTATTACCTGATGGATGGACTACCTTGACTCAAGACGGATCATTAAGCGCTCATTTCGAGCATTCGATTCTTATTACTGACAATGGATATGAAATTCTAACAAAGGTATAA
- a CDS encoding adenylate kinase has protein sequence MLNLLIMGKPGAGKGTQATRLLNYYHLTHISTGDIYREEMQKNTSIGKEAKKYISKGELVPDDMTNDIVKKVLHTHAYASGFMLDGYPRTRTQAEALDQMLTSLKIRLTAVINVDVDDEILLERMAGRRVCSNCGKTYHIKFHPPLTESVCDACGHELIQREDDLEESVLNRLKIYNEKTKPLLDYYQEKGLLMIVNGKKSSNTVFKDIITKLGEL, from the coding sequence ATGCTTAATCTATTGATTATGGGAAAACCAGGAGCCGGAAAAGGGACGCAAGCAACAAGATTACTAAATTATTATCATTTGACCCATATTTCAACTGGCGATATTTACCGTGAAGAAATGCAAAAAAACACTTCAATTGGTAAAGAAGCTAAGAAATATATTTCCAAAGGTGAATTGGTTCCCGATGATATGACCAACGATATCGTAAAAAAAGTACTTCATACTCATGCATATGCTTCAGGATTTATGTTAGATGGGTATCCTAGAACAAGAACACAAGCCGAAGCCTTAGATCAAATGCTTACATCTCTCAAAATCCGATTGACAGCCGTCATTAATGTCGATGTGGATGATGAAATACTTCTTGAAAGAATGGCTGGAAGACGTGTATGTTCAAATTGTGGTAAAACCTATCATATTAAATTTCATCCACCTCTAACAGAGAGTGTTTGTGATGCATGTGGACATGAATTAATTCAAAGAGAAGACGACTTGGAAGAATCAGTATTAAATCGACTAAAAATCTACAATGAAAAAACAAAACCCCTTTTAGATTACTATCAAGAAAAAGGATTGTTAATGATTGTAAATGGGAAAAAATCATCCAATACCGTTTTTAAAGATATCATTACTAAGTTAGGTGAGTTATAA
- the secY gene encoding preprotein translocase subunit SecY, with translation METLKKILKNKDVLKKIGFTLLVFLVFKLLTYVTMPLIDASSLAGLFENSGFLGIVNSISGDALRNYSVIALGISPYITASIVIQLLQMDIVPFLKEWGEEGEVGRQKISRATRYLAMILAFIQAIAMTFAFNSSQESLFQFGVSDWANAHNLWFLVYFYIAVVLTAGTAFMIWLADQITLKGIGNGSSMLIVGGIILSFPGTITSLVQFYISDPNSVLDTVYSGHGTWSGYLLFGVSMLMFIIVLVGVTYMQDAVRKVPIQYANRPANSKFAGKSESNIPIKINTANVIPVIFASILLSLPNTVFSYINWGTSTAATSAQNWLGQIFSYSQPIGFLFYIVLVFVFTFFYSFILIKPEQMAENLQKQNAYIPGVRPGYETEAYITKTLFRVTVIGALYLVVIASLPIITSMILGHSYAHIGGTSLLIIVGVALETAKQIETDTQEKTYAGFMR, from the coding sequence ATGGAAACTTTAAAAAAGATATTAAAGAATAAGGATGTCCTAAAGAAAATCGGATTTACTTTACTTGTATTTTTAGTTTTCAAGTTATTAACTTATGTAACAATGCCTTTAATCGACGCTTCATCTCTTGCTGGTTTATTTGAAAATAGCGGATTTTTAGGAATCGTGAACTCCATTTCTGGAGACGCACTTAGAAATTACTCTGTCATCGCACTTGGAATTAGTCCATACATTACCGCGTCAATCGTCATTCAACTTTTACAAATGGACATCGTTCCATTCTTAAAAGAGTGGGGAGAAGAAGGCGAAGTTGGACGTCAAAAAATTAGTCGTGCAACCAGATATTTAGCTATGATTCTTGCTTTTATTCAAGCAATTGCTATGACGTTTGCTTTTAATAGTTCTCAAGAGTCCTTATTTCAATTTGGAGTTTCGGACTGGGCAAACGCTCACAATCTGTGGTTCTTAGTTTATTTCTATATTGCAGTTGTTTTAACTGCAGGTACTGCATTTATGATTTGGTTGGCGGATCAAATCACATTAAAGGGTATTGGAAATGGATCATCGATGTTAATCGTTGGTGGTATCATTTTATCATTTCCTGGAACAATAACTTCACTAGTACAATTTTATATTTCTGATCCAAATTCAGTATTAGATACTGTTTATTCAGGACATGGAACATGGAGTGGATATTTGTTGTTTGGAGTTAGTATGCTTATGTTTATCATTGTATTAGTAGGTGTTACCTACATGCAAGATGCGGTGAGAAAAGTACCGATTCAATATGCAAACCGTCCAGCAAATTCTAAATTTGCTGGTAAATCTGAGTCAAATATACCCATTAAAATTAACACAGCAAACGTAATCCCGGTTATCTTTGCGTCTATTTTGTTATCTTTACCAAATACGGTTTTCAGTTACATTAACTGGGGAACTTCCACTGCAGCAACCTCTGCACAAAATTGGTTAGGACAAATCTTCTCATATAGTCAACCGATTGGTTTCTTATTCTATATCGTGCTTGTATTTGTATTTACGTTCTTCTATTCGTTTATTTTGATAAAACCAGAACAAATGGCAGAAAATCTACAAAAACAAAATGCATATATTCCTGGAGTTCGCCCTGGGTATGAAACAGAAGCCTATATTACTAAAACATTATTTAGAGTGACTGTAATTGGAGCTTTATATCTAGTAGTTATCGCAAGTTTACCAATTATTACTTCGATGATTTTAGGACATTCATATGCACACATTGGCGGAACATCCTTACTCATTATCGTTGGTGTTGCCTTAGAGACGGCAAAGCAAATCGAAACAGATACTCAAGAAAAAACGTACGCTGGATTTATGAGATAA
- the rplO gene encoding 50S ribosomal protein L15 produces the protein MKLHELKPVEGATHYKKRVGRGTSSGNGKTAGRGTKGQNSRTGGGTRLGFEGGQTPLFKRLPKRGFTNFFRKEYAVVNVEDLNNYKASTIITPELLLSDRKINSLKTGVKVLGKGILNVKLTVKASKFSASAKKAIEDAGGVAEVI, from the coding sequence ATGAAATTACATGAATTAAAACCAGTTGAAGGCGCAACTCATTACAAGAAACGTGTTGGTCGCGGGACAAGTAGTGGAAATGGTAAAACAGCAGGACGTGGAACCAAGGGTCAAAACTCGCGTACTGGTGGAGGAACCCGTTTAGGTTTTGAAGGTGGACAAACTCCTCTTTTCAAACGTTTACCAAAACGAGGATTCACAAACTTTTTCCGTAAAGAGTATGCGGTTGTCAACGTAGAAGATTTAAACAATTATAAAGCTTCAACAATTATTACACCTGAATTATTATTAAGTGATCGTAAGATTAATAGTTTGAAAACCGGTGTTAAAGTATTAGGTAAAGGAATTCTCAATGTTAAACTTACTGTCAAAGCTTCGAAATTTTCGGCTTCTGCAAAAAAAGCAATTGAAGATGCCGGTGGCGTCGCAGAGGTGATATAA
- the rpmD gene encoding 50S ribosomal protein L30 — MKKFKITLIKGLMGRKPNQVKTVKALGLTKRNSSVVKEESDSINGMINTISHLVTVEEVK, encoded by the coding sequence ATGAAAAAATTTAAAATTACTTTGATAAAGGGATTAATGGGTCGCAAGCCAAATCAAGTAAAAACAGTGAAAGCTTTAGGACTTACTAAACGCAATTCTTCAGTTGTTAAAGAAGAAAGCGATTCGATTAATGGTATGATCAATACAATTAGTCATTTAGTTACAGTCGAAGAAGTCAAGTAG
- the rpsE gene encoding 30S ribosomal protein S5 encodes MLENNAKDGRDRKPSRTSRVKKREEKLYDERVVNIGRVTKVVKGGRRFSFSAIVVVGDHKGNVGFGTGKASEVPDAIKKAIEDAKKNLVLIPMNGTTIPHEITGRYGAAKVFLRPAVEGTGVIAGGPVRAVLELAGVEDVLSKSLGSNSPINIVRATMEGLKALRSVETIAAIRGLTVEEVLK; translated from the coding sequence ATGCTAGAGAATAATGCAAAGGACGGAAGAGATAGAAAACCGTCTCGCACATCTCGTGTGAAAAAAAGAGAAGAAAAACTCTATGATGAAAGAGTTGTCAATATTGGCCGTGTAACCAAAGTTGTTAAGGGTGGTAGACGTTTCAGTTTTTCTGCTATAGTTGTTGTTGGAGATCACAAAGGTAACGTTGGATTTGGAACCGGAAAAGCAAGTGAAGTTCCTGATGCAATTAAAAAAGCGATTGAAGATGCAAAGAAAAACTTAGTGTTAATTCCTATGAATGGAACAACCATTCCTCATGAAATAACAGGTAGATATGGCGCAGCAAAAGTCTTTTTACGCCCAGCAGTTGAAGGAACCGGTGTCATTGCAGGTGGACCTGTACGTGCCGTTTTAGAGCTTGCAGGAGTAGAAGACGTTTTAAGCAAATCATTAGGATCAAACTCACCAATCAACATCGTAAGAGCGACCATGGAAGGATTGAAAGCACTTAGAAGTGTTGAAACAATCGCAGCAATTCGTGGACTTACAGTTGAGGAGGTCTTAAAATAA
- the rplR gene encoding 50S ribosomal protein L18 has translation MFNPVDKNAQRLKRHFRIRAHIKGTTLRPRLNVFRSSKAIYCQIIDDTLRVTLVSASSLELKEVNGGNVEGAKAVGTLLAKKALEKGIKAVVFDRGGYLYHGRVKALAEACREAGLEF, from the coding sequence ATGTTTAATCCAGTAGATAAAAATGCTCAACGGCTAAAAAGACATTTCCGTATTAGAGCACACATTAAGGGAACAACTTTAAGACCTCGTTTAAACGTTTTCCGTTCCAGTAAAGCAATTTACTGTCAAATTATTGATGATACATTACGTGTTACATTAGTTTCAGCTTCTTCTTTAGAATTAAAAGAAGTGAATGGCGGTAATGTGGAAGGTGCAAAAGCCGTTGGTACATTGCTTGCAAAGAAAGCGTTAGAAAAAGGAATTAAAGCTGTTGTGTTCGATCGTGGAGGATATTTATACCACGGTAGAGTCAAAGCATTAGCCGAAGCTTGTAGAGAAGCAGGGCTAGAATTCTAA
- the rplF gene encoding 50S ribosomal protein L6, whose translation MSRVGKQSISVPKGVTITVDSANHVTIIGPKGTLEFTFNSDMKIDSANNEISVTRPSDSLRHRALHGTTRALLNNMVKGVTEGYEKILDIKGVGYRASLKDSNTLIVSVGYSNPVEVLIPEGIVVEIPQNTEVHIKGIDKQAVGEFAANIRKIRQPEPYQGKGIRYRGEFVRRKEGKTAK comes from the coding sequence ATGAGTCGTGTTGGCAAACAATCAATTTCAGTTCCAAAAGGCGTAACAATTACCGTTGACAGTGCAAATCATGTCACGATAATTGGTCCAAAAGGAACATTAGAATTTACATTTAATAGTGATATGAAGATTGATTCTGCTAATAATGAAATTTCTGTAACCCGACCATCTGATTCATTACGTCATCGTGCTTTACATGGTACGACAAGAGCGTTATTGAATAATATGGTTAAAGGTGTAACTGAAGGCTACGAAAAAATCCTTGATATCAAGGGCGTTGGGTACCGTGCTTCATTAAAAGACAGTAATACATTAATAGTAAGTGTTGGTTATTCAAATCCAGTTGAAGTATTGATTCCGGAAGGAATTGTAGTAGAAATCCCTCAAAATACAGAGGTTCATATTAAAGGAATAGATAAACAAGCAGTAGGAGAATTTGCTGCTAACATTCGTAAGATACGTCAACCAGAACCTTATCAAGGTAAAGGTATTAGGTATCGTGGCGAATTTGTACGTCGTAAAGAAGGGAAAACTGCGAAGTAA
- the rpsH gene encoding 30S ribosomal protein S8: protein MVMTDPIADMLTRIRNANQMKHPTVEIPASKLKVEILSLLKSEGYITSFERVKDGVQGMIKVTLKYLVNQERAVRGLKKISKPGLRVYAKTDDLPRVLNGLGIAIVSTSQGIMTDREARRKQVGGEVLAYVW from the coding sequence ATGGTTATGACAGACCCAATCGCGGATATGCTTACAAGAATCCGCAACGCAAATCAAATGAAACATCCGACCGTTGAAATTCCAGCTTCGAAGTTAAAAGTTGAAATTTTAAGTTTGCTTAAAAGTGAAGGATATATTACAAGCTTTGAACGAGTTAAAGATGGAGTTCAAGGAATGATAAAGGTTACTTTAAAGTATTTAGTTAATCAAGAAAGAGCGGTTAGAGGTTTAAAGAAAATTTCAAAACCAGGATTAAGAGTATATGCTAAAACGGATGATCTTCCCAGAGTTTTAAACGGTCTCGGAATTGCGATCGTTTCCACTTCTCAAGGTATTATGACTGATAGAGAAGCTAGAAGAAAACAAGTTGGTGGAGAAGTTTTAGCTTATGTTTGGTAA
- a CDS encoding type Z 30S ribosomal protein S14, producing the protein MAKTSMKVRQKRGSKFPVRDYTRCERCGRPHSVYRKFKLCRICFRELAYLGQIPGVKKASW; encoded by the coding sequence ATGGCTAAAACATCGATGAAAGTCAGACAAAAACGTGGTTCAAAATTTCCAGTTAGAGACTACACAAGATGCGAACGTTGCGGACGTCCTCATTCTGTATACCGTAAATTTAAACTATGTCGTATTTGTTTCCGTGAGTTAGCTTATCTTGGACAAATACCTGGCGTTAAAAAAGCAAGTTGGTAA
- the rplE gene encoding 50S ribosomal protein L5, translating to MNRLQEKYKSEMMPALMAKFNYSSVMECPKVSKIVINIGAGDAVANPKVLDDAVNELAIITGQKPLVTKAKKSIASFKLREGMPIGCKVTLRGERMFEFLDKLITIALPRVRDFRGINPKGFDGRGNYTLGVKEQLIFPEINYDKVNKIRGMDIVIVTTAKSDQEGLELLKLYGMPFKKN from the coding sequence ATGAATCGTTTACAAGAAAAATATAAAAGCGAGATGATGCCCGCTTTAATGGCAAAATTTAATTATTCTTCCGTCATGGAATGTCCAAAAGTTAGTAAAATAGTTATTAACATAGGAGCTGGAGACGCAGTTGCGAATCCAAAAGTATTAGATGATGCCGTTAATGAATTGGCAATAATTACAGGTCAAAAACCACTTGTGACAAAAGCAAAAAAATCCATCGCAAGTTTTAAACTTCGTGAAGGAATGCCGATTGGTTGCAAAGTGACACTTCGTGGTGAAAGAATGTTTGAATTCTTAGATAAACTCATTACTATTGCATTACCACGTGTTAGAGATTTTCGTGGAATTAATCCAAAAGGATTTGATGGTCGCGGGAATTACACTCTAGGAGTAAAAGAACAGTTAATATTTCCAGAAATTAATTACGATAAAGTAAATAAAATTCGCGGAATGGACATTGTCATTGTTACAACAGCTAAATCGGATCAAGAAGGTCTAGAACTGTTGAAACTATATGGCATGCCATTCAAGAAAAACTAA
- the rplX gene encoding 50S ribosomal protein L24, whose translation MKLKKGDKVVIISGADKGKQGTISKIIKKSERVLLDGEGLSKVKKHLKPSQLNPDGGIIELEKPIHASNVMLLDPKTKKPTKIGFKTVTKTVKKKEVTEVVRYAKKSGEVLK comes from the coding sequence ATGAAACTAAAAAAAGGCGATAAAGTCGTTATAATCTCTGGTGCAGACAAGGGAAAACAAGGTACAATTTCTAAAATTATAAAAAAATCAGAAAGAGTATTACTTGATGGTGAAGGATTAAGTAAAGTTAAGAAACATTTAAAACCATCTCAATTGAATCCTGATGGTGGAATTATTGAACTTGAAAAACCAATTCATGCATCAAATGTAATGCTTTTAGATCCAAAAACAAAAAAACCTACAAAAATTGGTTTTAAAACAGTTACAAAAACAGTTAAGAAAAAAGAAGTTACAGAAGTAGTTAGATATGCAAAAAAATCTGGCGAAGTCTTAAAATAA
- the rplN gene encoding 50S ribosomal protein L14 translates to MIQQESRLKIADNSGAREILTIKVLGGTSRKYANIGDVIVATVKAATPGGLVKKGEIVKAVIVRTKKGVSRPDGSHIKFDDNAAVIIKDDKSPKGTRIFGPVARELREAEFTKIVSLAPEVL, encoded by the coding sequence ATGATTCAACAAGAGAGTAGATTAAAGATAGCTGACAATTCTGGTGCACGTGAAATTTTAACTATTAAAGTTTTAGGTGGTACAAGTCGTAAATATGCCAATATAGGTGATGTGATTGTTGCGACAGTGAAAGCAGCTACTCCTGGTGGTTTAGTAAAAAAAGGTGAAATCGTGAAAGCGGTTATCGTAAGAACAAAGAAAGGTGTTAGTCGTCCTGATGGCTCACACATAAAATTTGATGACAACGCTGCAGTTATCATTAAAGATGACAAGAGCCCTAAAGGAACTCGAATCTTTGGACCTGTTGCAAGAGAGTTAAGAGAAGCGGAATTTACAAAAATTGTTTCCTTAGCTCCAGAAGTATTATAA
- the rpsQ gene encoding 30S ribosomal protein S17 yields the protein MEANVNRKVFTGTVVSDKNDKTITVLVTTYKKHPIYSKRVISSKKFTAHDELNQAKKGDVVKITECRPLSRLKRFRLVEIVEQNVIL from the coding sequence ATGGAAGCAAATGTAAATCGTAAAGTATTTACCGGAACAGTCGTCTCGGACAAAAACGATAAGACCATTACTGTTTTGGTAACCACTTATAAAAAACATCCAATATATAGCAAACGAGTTATTTCGTCTAAAAAATTCACAGCTCATGATGAATTAAATCAAGCGAAAAAAGGCGATGTAGTGAAAATTACAGAATGTCGTCCTTTATCTCGCTTAAAACGTTTCCGTTTAGTTGAAATTGTAGAACAAAACGTGATTCTATAA
- the rpmC gene encoding 50S ribosomal protein L29 — MHVKEIREMDTATILTQINNMKKEMFDLRFKHATGQLENTARLSTVRKTIARMKTILTERESK, encoded by the coding sequence ATGCACGTTAAAGAAATTCGCGAAATGGACACCGCTACCATTTTAACTCAAATTAATAACATGAAAAAAGAAATGTTTGATCTTCGTTTTAAACATGCGACAGGTCAATTGGAAAACACTGCACGTTTAAGTACTGTAAGAAAGACAATCGCTCGTATGAAGACTATTCTTACCGAACGAGAAAGTAAGTAG
- the rplP gene encoding 50S ribosomal protein L16, producing MLMPKRTKYRRPHRVSYEGHAKGGTEISFGEFGLLALEGAWITARQIEASRIAMTREMKRAGQVWVKIFPHLAKTKKPMEVRMGSGKGSPEEWVAVVKEGLIMFEIAGVPEDVAREALRLASHKLPIRTKIIKKESGDSK from the coding sequence ATGTTAATGCCTAAAAGAACTAAATATCGTCGTCCACACCGTGTGAGCTATGAAGGCCATGCAAAAGGTGGTACAGAAATATCGTTTGGCGAATTCGGATTATTAGCTTTAGAAGGCGCGTGGATTACCGCTCGTCAAATCGAAGCAAGTCGTATTGCGATGACACGTGAAATGAAACGTGCTGGACAAGTATGGGTTAAAATATTTCCACATTTGGCTAAAACGAAAAAACCTATGGAAGTTCGGATGGGATCTGGAAAAGGTTCTCCTGAAGAATGGGTTGCTGTTGTAAAAGAAGGATTAATCATGTTTGAAATTGCTGGAGTTCCTGAAGACGTTGCAAGAGAAGCATTAAGACTTGCATCTCACAAACTTCCAATTCGGACAAAGATTATTAAGAAAGAAAGTGGTGATTCAAAATGA
- the rpsC gene encoding 30S ribosomal protein S3 — protein MGQKVSPIGQRIGIILDWESRWYANKNDVADLLLEDIKIRDLLNELYKNASVSKIEIERSKSRVIITVNTAKPGMVIGRNGETKNAVVEKLKLLSNKEVFLNVVEIKRAELDAKLVAESIAKQLENRASFRRVQKVAIQRALKAGAKGCKTLISGRLAGAEMARSEGYSEGNVPLHTLRANIDYALAEAKTTYGKLGVKVWIYKGEILPSKKEAR, from the coding sequence ATGGGACAAAAAGTCAGTCCAATAGGACAACGCATTGGCATCATTCTCGATTGGGAATCTAGATGGTATGCGAATAAAAATGATGTAGCCGATTTACTACTTGAAGACATTAAAATTCGTGACTTATTAAACGAACTCTACAAGAATGCTAGTGTTTCTAAAATTGAAATTGAGCGAAGTAAATCAAGAGTAATTATTACTGTTAACACTGCAAAACCTGGTATGGTCATTGGCCGTAACGGAGAAACTAAAAATGCAGTTGTTGAAAAGTTAAAACTTTTATCAAACAAAGAAGTCTTTTTGAATGTAGTTGAAATTAAACGTGCAGAATTAGATGCAAAATTAGTTGCAGAAAGCATTGCAAAACAATTAGAAAATCGTGCTTCATTTAGAAGAGTGCAAAAAGTTGCGATTCAACGCGCTTTAAAAGCCGGAGCAAAAGGATGCAAAACATTAATTTCTGGTCGTTTAGCAGGTGCTGAAATGGCGCGTAGTGAAGGATACAGTGAAGGAAATGTACCTTTACATACTTTAAGAGCAAACATCGATTATGCATTAGCAGAAGCGAAGACAACCTATGGAAAATTAGGAGTTAAAGTATGGATTTATAAAGGTGAGATTTTGCCTTCGAAAAAGGAGGCTAGGTAA
- the rplV gene encoding 50S ribosomal protein L22, with amino-acid sequence MEAKACVNTVRIAARKVRLVVDLIRGKNIGDAYAILRNTPRGATKTVEKLLKSAVANAEHNYQLEQKNLFIKEIFVGEGKTLKRMQPRSQGRGFAILKRTSHIYITVAEKE; translated from the coding sequence ATGGAAGCTAAAGCATGTGTAAACACCGTCCGAATCGCCGCCCGTAAAGTACGTTTAGTTGTAGATTTAATTCGAGGAAAAAACATTGGAGATGCTTATGCAATTCTTAGAAATACACCTCGAGGAGCAACGAAAACAGTTGAAAAATTATTAAAATCTGCGGTAGCTAATGCAGAACATAATTATCAATTAGAGCAAAAAAATCTATTCATTAAAGAAATTTTTGTTGGTGAAGGAAAAACGCTTAAAAGAATGCAACCACGCTCTCAAGGACGTGGATTCGCGATTTTGAAACGAACTAGTCACATTTACATTACTGTGGCAGAGAAGGAATAA